Genomic window (Alkalihalobacillus sp. TS-13):
CTGATTCGGTCATAAAACCTAATTTCATCGGATTCGATCATTATGCCAAAAATTTGACAGACAAGAGAATGTGGATGTCGATATGGAATACAGTCGTCTTCACAGTCGTATCCGTAGCAATTGAATTAGTGATTGGTCTGATGATTGCGTTGCTGATCAATAAGGCCTTTTTTGGAAGAGGACTGGTCCGTGCATCCATCCTTATCCCGTGGGCAATTCCTACAGTAGTAGCCGCTTTGATGTGGAAGTTCCTCTATGATGGTCAGAATGGAATCGTCGCCAAGATATTTCAAGAAATCGGACTCATCGACCGGATGGCTACACTTCTTACTACTGATACCGGCGCTATGTTCTCTGTCATTTTCGCGGATGTATGGAAAACGACTCCATATATGGCTTTATTACTGCTTGCTGGTTTACAGACGATACCCAAAAGCATGTATGAAGCAGCAGCCATCGATGGGGCGAATAAATGGAAACAATTCATTACGATTACACTTCCTTTATTGAAAACCAGTATTTTAGTTGCGTTGTTATTCCGCACACTCGATGCTTTCCGAGTGTTCGATCTAATTTTCGTATTGACCGGCGGAGGGCCTGCGAATTCAACAGAAACCATATCCTTGCTTGCCTATAAAGTGATGATTGCTCAATCAAACTTCGGAGAAGGTTCTGCACTATCTGTCGTCGTCTTCATTTGTGTAGCGATCATCTCGATGATTTACATCTCTTTATTAGGCAGAGACCTATTAGATGATAAAAAATAAGGAAAAGGAGAGGGTGAGTTGAATGCAGAAGAAAGCCGGACCAATGTTTTATGTAGGTTTATTTGTTTTTATTTTCCTTGTCATGTTCCCGTTCTTATGGATTCTGATCAGTTCATTGAAGCCTGTATCTGAATTGTTTGGAGAGAAGGCATTCATTCCTTTTACTTCAGATCCGACGTTTGAAAACTATCGATCCGTATTCGTGAACCATCCGTTCTTGACCTACTTGAAAAATAGTTTGATTGTTTCTGGAGCGACAACGATCTATACGGTCTTCATCGCATCTTTTGCGGCTTATGCGATTGCTCGGATGAAGTTCAGAGGCAAAACGGTCATACTCGGGCTTGTGCTATCTGTGTCGATGTTTCCTCAGATCGCGACAATCTCGCCGATCTATATTATTTTGAAGAACCTGGGGCTGACGAATAGTTATATCGGATTGATCATTCCGTATACGACGATCACATTGCCTCTTTCGATTTGGATTCTCGTAACCTTCTTCCGTAAAATTCCGTTCGATCTGGAAGAAGCGGCGAAAATCGATGGGGCATCGATCATGCAGACGTACTGGAGAGTCATTCTGCCACTGGCGATTCCAGGAATATTCACAACAGCGATCCTCGTCTTCATTGCTGCATGGAACGAGTTCTTGTTCGCTCTTGTTTTAAATACACAGGAAAAATTTAAAACAGTACCAGTAGGGATTGCGATGTTCCAGGGACAATTCACGATTCCATGGGGTGAAATATCTGCAGCGACAGTCGTTGTTACAGTACCGTTAGTCATCATGGTCCTCTTATTCCAACGTAGGATCGTTTCAGGACTGACTTCTGGTGCAGTTAAAGAATAATTCTTTGAAAGAAATTCGCGACAGTCCTGCGTGAAAAGCGAGTCAGGCTTTGAGGATGATGAGCAGATCTATGCTTATACACGAACGTTCGGGGTGAAAAGCTGTATGTTGTGACTAACCTC
Coding sequences:
- a CDS encoding carbohydrate ABC transporter permease gives rise to the protein MPQSKTRWGQLLSFERCEDGLSDSTKKKRKKLSESSVAYLLIAPSLLLILVIAIWPVIQSFYFSLFDMRLNNPTKSEVHTSHMIDLHRYLDNYFLLEGAIDKELDNASGGNEETLNSVKQDLSTLDSSLLEDEEIKERYEIIDEKLMKFEKVGSKEKLVEVEKERAEDIQATLNDIKEKVNGLDELEDPKTVKGLSNALADSVIKPNFIGFDHYAKNLTDKRMWMSIWNTVVFTVVSVAIELVIGLMIALLINKAFFGRGLVRASILIPWAIPTVVAALMWKFLYDGQNGIVAKIFQEIGLIDRMATLLTTDTGAMFSVIFADVWKTTPYMALLLLAGLQTIPKSMYEAAAIDGANKWKQFITITLPLLKTSILVALLFRTLDAFRVFDLIFVLTGGGPANSTETISLLAYKVMIAQSNFGEGSALSVVVFICVAIISMIYISLLGRDLLDDKK
- a CDS encoding carbohydrate ABC transporter permease, whose protein sequence is MQKKAGPMFYVGLFVFIFLVMFPFLWILISSLKPVSELFGEKAFIPFTSDPTFENYRSVFVNHPFLTYLKNSLIVSGATTIYTVFIASFAAYAIARMKFRGKTVILGLVLSVSMFPQIATISPIYIILKNLGLTNSYIGLIIPYTTITLPLSIWILVTFFRKIPFDLEEAAKIDGASIMQTYWRVILPLAIPGIFTTAILVFIAAWNEFLFALVLNTQEKFKTVPVGIAMFQGQFTIPWGEISAATVVVTVPLVIMVLLFQRRIVSGLTSGAVKE